The Cohaesibacter gelatinilyticus genome contains the following window.
GTGACATCCGCGCCAACCGCCTCGACCACACCAGAGGCATCATAACCAATGATGCGCGGGCTCTCTTCCACCTGATCCTTGGGAGAGCGAACCTTGACGTCGACAGGGTTCACGGCAATGGCTTTGACCGCGACCAGAATATCATGCCCTTCTGGCTTGGGCGTCTCGATTTCCAGATCAAGAAAGGAGGTCTCATCCTCAATCGGCAAATAATGGGTGAAGCCTACGGCTTTCATATTTCTTTCTCCTGGTTTTTAAATTCGACGGTGACAAAGAGCAGCTCGCTCTCACCGATATTGGTCAGGTCATGGACAAAAGCATTGCTCGGACCAAGGTCTGGAAAATCTGCGGTGTCGCCGACCCGATAGCGCACATCAAGAACATGCCCATCATCACGCCGGGAGCGGGCCAACCCGTCCGTCAGCACAGTCCAGAAATAAGGCCGGGCATGGCGATGGGGCGGCAGGCTTTCACCCGGGGCCAGACGCAAATGCCAGATCCGCATGGCTTCTGTTTCCTTGACCAGCTCCGTGCCGATATGATCATCGGCATTGGCGATCTCCTGCGCGCTCAGCGGTCGCATCATGGCGCGGCCTCATAAGTGCTGTAGCCCTCTTCCGCGCCGCCAAACAAAGCATTGCCATCAAACTCAGCGAGCGGCAGATCTTCCTCAAAACGGCGTGGCAAATCCGGGTTGGCAATGAAAGGACGCCCAAAGGCAACGGCATCCACCAGCCCACGCTGCAAAAGCGCATTGGCCTTGTCCGGGCCATAGCCCCCGGCAACAATCAAGCAACCGGAATAGGCCTCGCGCAACTCCTTGCGAAACCAGTCTGGCGTCTCCGGCGCATCATCCCAATCGGCTTCGGCCAGATGGATATAGGCCAGATTGATCTTGTCCAGCTCCTTCGCAAGGCGCAAAATCGTCTGCGGTGCATTCGGATCATCCATGCCCCGCTGGGTGATGAAAGGCGAGAAGCGAATGCCGGTCCGATCCGCTCCCATTTCGCCAGCGACAGCCTGCGCCACCTCGATGGCAAAGCGCAAACGCTTCTCGACCGAGCCACCATAGGCATCCTTGCGATGATTGGAGCTGGAGCGCAAGAATTCATCGATCAGATAGCCATTGGCGGCATGGATCTCGACACCATCAAAACCAGCTTCCCTGGCATTGGCAGCGGCCGTGCGATAATCCTCGATCACCCGAGCAATGTCGTCGCTCTCCAAGGCACGCGGCACCGGGCAGTCCACCATGCCGCCCTCACCACTTTTTGGGTCCACCACCCAGACGCTGGCATCAGGCGCAATGGCCGATGGTGCGACCGGCCTGCCATCTTCATGAAACATGGCGTGGCTCATCCGGCCCACATGCCAGAGCTGCAGCACAATGCGGCCCCCTTTTGCATGCACCGCATCGGTCACCAAACGCCAACCTGCAATCTGCTCCCTGGAATAGATGCCGGGCGTAAAGGAATAGCCTTTGCCTTCCGGCGTAATCTGTGTTGCCTCTGTGATGATCATGCCTGCACTGGCACGCTGGGCATAGTAATGCGCCATCATGGCGTTCGGCACATCACCGGGCTGCGTGGAGCGCGAACGGGTCATTGGTGCCATCACCACCCGGTTGGGCAGATCCATCGCACCAATAGACTGTGGGGTAAAAAGCGGGGATGTCATGGAAAAGTCCTTCAGTTGATCAAAGCGCCACCATCGATGTCGATAACGGCACCGGTGACAAAGGGGGTATCAATTGCAAACAGATAGCCACGGGCGAGTTCTTCCGCAGAGCCGACCTTGCCCGCTGGCAAGGATCGGGCAGCCTTGTCCAACATGCTTGCCCTCGCCTCATCACCCATACCGGCATAGGCTTCGGTATCCGTCAGACCGGGACTGACAACATTGACCCGGATGGGAGCCAGCTCCTTGGCCAATATCTTGGCAACGGCCTCAATTCCGGCATTCATAGCTGTCTTCACATAGGTACCGGGCAGTGTTCGTCGTGACAGAAAACCAGAGGTCAAAGTGAGGGTGCCATGGGGGCGGATATGACGGGAGGCAGCCTTGGCAACCATGACCGAGCCCCAGAATTTGGTATCAAAAGCCTGTCTGGCGGCCTCCAGCGCAACCTCTGCAACCGCTCCGCCAGGTGCTGATGATCCAGCGGTGAAGACAACATGATCCACCGGTCCATGCTGCGCGAAATAAGCCTCAATAGCGGCTTCATCAGTAACATCCAGTCCGGTTGATCGGCTGGCAACCGCAACACTTCCTTCTCGCTCGGACAAGGTTGTTGCCACGGCTTTGCCAATACCGGACGTACCACCAATGACAATGCTTCTGGTTTGGAATGTGAAATTCATGGCAACAGCTCCTTTTCAAGAGACGGACAAATGGATGAGGTGAAAAGCAGATAAAAGACGCAGGAAAGCGCTCTGATTGATCTTCAGATAGCACTTGCATGGATCTCGAATAATTGAGATATTTTCAAAATGATAATTCGGAAGAACCAAATAATTAGATATCCAAATGCTGATAGAAAATCTCAAATTGTTCCTGCGCATTGTCGAAAAGGGCGGCCTCGCCATTGCCGGACGGGAAATGGGCCTGTCGCCAGCCACAGTCACTGAGCGATTGACCGCACTGGAAAACCATTATGGTGCCCGCTTGCTGACCCGCACCACCCGCTCCATCAGCTTGACCGATGAGGGGCAGGAGCTGGTTGCCGGTGCGAGGCGCATCCTTGCCGAGACCGAGGAAATCGAAGCCCGCATCAAGCTCGGTATGGAAAAGCTCTCAGGCACCATTCATCTCAGTGCACCGTTGGATCTGGGCCGCGCGCGCCTTGTACCGCTGCTCGATCTTTTCATGGAAAAGCACCCGCAAGTCTCCATCGATCTCAGCCTCAGCGATGGCTATGTTGATCTTGTCGGGCAGGGCCTCGATCTGGCTTTGCGATTTGGCGAGCTAGCCGACAGCACGATGAAATCTCGAAAACTCGGCTTCAACCGCCGTCTGGTTTGCGCGTCGCCAGACTATCTGAACCGCCATCGCGCACCAGACCATCCAGACGAACTCAGCCAGCATAATTGTCTCGTCATGCGCTTTGGGCAAACGACCGACCATGACTGGTCTTTCGAAATCGATGGCAAACGGCAAAATTACCGGGTGAGCGGCAATCGAATTGCCAATGACGGCGCACTGATCCGTCACTGGTGTCTTGCCGGGCACGGACTGGCGCTGAAATCCGAATGGGACATTGAGGAGGATCTCGCAAAAGGCTCCCTCATCTCTGTGCTGGATGACTTCTCTCCGCCCTTGAGCACCCTTCAGATGATCTATCCGGCTGGGGCCGTGCAGCCACGAAGAATTCGCGCTTTGATCGATTTCCTGGCCGTTGAGATGGCAAAGCAGCATGCAAATCTCATCGCCTGATCCCTTGATGCTCACCTGAGGAAAAAAAGCATTTGACCTCAAGCAAACTTCAGGAATTATGAAGAAAGCCAGACGACAAGAACGACACTTGGTGAAAGGCAAAAGCCCCATGAAACTGGATGCATATCTGCAAAGACTAGGATGGACCGGCACGCCAAAGGCGGATCGTGAGACGCTGACAAACCTGATCCACGCGCATCTGGCAAGCGTTCCCTTTGAAAATCTGAACCAGCAGATGGGCATCCCGGTTTCCATGGATCTGGATCAGATCTATGACAAGGTGGTGCATCAAAAACGGGGCGGATGGTGCTTTGAGCTGAACAGCCTGTTCGCCTGGGCTTTGATGGAAATCGGCTTCACTGTCACCAAACTATCCGCCCGTGTGGGTGAGACCAAACCCGACCCTGATATCCCGGGTAACCATCTTTTGTTGCAAATCGATTGCGAGGAACCCTTGCTGGTGGATGTCGGCTTTGGCGGCGGCATCTATGGCCCGGTTCCCCTGCGCCCTTGCACGCTGGACCATGCGCCTTACACCATTTGCATCTCTCAGGAAGAAGATGGCTATTGGAAATATTCGGAAAGTGCGGACGGTAATGAGGCAAGCTATTGGTTCAAACAAGAGCCCGTCGAGATCTCTCATTTCGAGCCGGAAAATCATCGCCTGCAGACGGATCCAAATGCCTCCTTCATGCGCACATTGACAGCCCAAAGACGCCTCGCCGACCGCCATCTGGTGTTGCGTGGTTTGGTATTGAAGGTGATTGCCAGGACTGGCACCAGCCAGCATATCCTGTCAGACGAACAAGCCTTTGCAAACTGCCTGCGCAATGACTTTCATCTCGACATGCCGGACATCCTGAGTATCTGGCCAAAACTCAAACAACGCCATGAGGAATTGTTTGAAGGATAACTTCCAACCCACTCTTTGAAATCTTCAAATCATCGCTCGATTGGGACATTTCATCAATGCAGGCTCCTCGTCGAACACGCTCACATTCCCCAATCTGTCTTACCATCTTTCCATCGCGATCTAAAAAATTGGCCTGTCGCCCTTGAATTATCCCTAACTAGGGATATATTGCAGATATGACACAACAAAATCACACCAGAGAAAACCAGACACTGGTGCTGGCCTTGTTACGCAGCCAGCAGCTGTTCATGCGTGCAATGGGATCGGTCTTCCGGTCGGCAGGCCTGACGGCATCCCAGTGGGACACATTGGAAACCCTCAGCAACAAGGGGGCATTGTCAATCAACGATCTGATGAGACTGACATTGTCCACGTCCGGAAATCTGGATGTTGTGGTGAAGAACCTGATGCAAGCTGGTCTCGTCGAGAAAACAGTCGACGAGAGAGACAGGCGAGCCCGGGTTCTGCGCCTCACCCAAGCTGGAAACCAGAAAGTGGCAGACTTCATGCCGGTCCATAACCGGGCACTGGAGCAGATATTCGGCGACCTTGGCTTGCAAAGCAAACGCGAGACCATCAGGACACTCAATCAGCTTCGCAAGAAACTGCCGCAACCAAAGAAAGATGCAACATGACAAACAAAACCTATCTGACTGCACATGGCGTCATCTATGCTTTTTTCGCCCTGGCGCTTTTCTTTGCGCCCGGCATCCTTTGGCCAAATTACGGCCTGCAACTGAATGATCAATATGCCGTTTTCCTATCCCAGCATAACTCGATCTTTCTGGGTGGCATCGGCATCATCAGCTTTCTGCATCGCAATGCTGACCATGGCAGCGAAACCGCCAAAATCATCCTGACCGGTCTGATGTGGACCAATATCCTGGGTGTGATCATCACGCTTTATGCAGCTTTGACAGGAATTTTCACCGGTTTTGGCTGGTCCGATCCCATCTTCTTCGCGCTGCTTGCCATTCTGAGTTTTGTGCAATTGCGCAAGAACAACGTTTGATCAATTCAAAGACACATATCAATTCCATTGAAGGAGACCCAATCATGAGCACCATGAAAATCTGGGACCTGCACATGACCTATGACGGCCCCATCACCGATGAATTCATGGCCGGAACAAAACAACTTGCCGAAAGCATTGCCGAAGAACCCGGCATCGTCTGGAAGATCTGGACAGCGGAAGAAGGAACCAATCATTTCGGCTCCACCTATCTTTTTCGCAGCCTCGCACATCTTGAAACCTATAAGGCAATGCATCTGAAACGGCTTCAGGATTTCGGCATCACGGTCACTACGGATCATGTCTTCGACATCATGGAAGATGTCAGCAAGATCAACAATGCCCCGCTTGCCGAATGCGCATGACCAAAGGGTCCTGAGCCACAGCTCAGGACCCATCTATCCATTGCAAAGCAGTTCCATCATCAAGAATGATCCCCAAAGACAAGGCAACTTGTCCAAACCCGATCACAGACTGCCATAGACGGCAATCAGATCGACCTGACTGCTGAAATCTGCGCTGTTATAGAAACAGACCAAGATACCCGCACAAAAAGCAACCCATGTGACGGAGATAGCCTCCTGCACGGCCCTCTGCCCATACATCTTCCTTTCTTTTGCTGACCAGATCGTTGCTATAATCGCACTTTACATATCCGTGTTGGTGTTTATGCAATATACCGACAAGCCACATTATCGCACGGCTTACGGTGACGCGAAGAAAGCGGGGTATTTCAAGTAATGGCTATCGTCCCGAACTATAAAAGATCGGCCCGTCTCACACCGCGCTATCAGCGCAATATCGAGGTCTCGGCCAGCGCCGAGCATATGGGTGCAGCCATTGGCCGGGGGCTGAGCGGCCTTGGTCAGGGCATCGGCACAGCAGGCAAGGCCCTGCATGCAGCAGCAAGGCTGGACAATGCCAAAGCCCAGGCAAAAGAGCGGCAGCAGCAAGACCAGATGGCCGAGCGCGAGAGGCAAACCCGCGTCAAAAATCAACTCAGCGAAAGCATGGAGAAAAACCGCGCCGATGTTCAAAAGATTGCACAAGGTCCAGAAGCCTATGCCGATGATCCGGATCTGAAAGACTTCGGCTCTACTGTCGATGATGTTCGCCGTGTGGAAGGCTTTCTGAAGACCGCGCCCAAGGGCGAAGCAGATAACATCAGGCCGGGTATGGAGGCCATTCAGGTCAATGCCTCCAACCGTGCCAACCAGCTTTTGCAAGAGCAGACCCTAAAGAAAGGTCAGCAGGCGGATCAGCGATATCTCGATAATTTTGTTCAAGAGGCCGTAACAGATCGCAATGATCCTGTTGCCGTGGAAAAATACCGGCTGGCAGGCCTTGCCAATATAAGCGCCAGCGCCGAGCGGGACGGACTGGATGAAGGTGAGGCTGCAGTCCTTGCCCATGCCTATTCTTCAAAGCTGGACAAGGATGTGGTGCTGGCAAAGCTGGAAGATGACCCGGTCCTTGCCCTTGATGATTATGACCAGCTGCGCCCACGCCTGATCGAGACAGACCGACAGGAGCTGGATCGAACCTTTTCCTTCGTTCGCAAGGATGAAGAGGTCAAAAGCCAGATATCCGGCATTCTCTCCTTAAGGCGTCATGAAGCAGCCTTGTCCGCTGCCCGGCAAACCTCAATTCCATCGACAACGCCACCAACACTATCGGAGGGGCAGCAAACCAGCGCGCCAGCGGGTGAGAGTGATCAGCCATCAGGCCGTTCCGTCCCCCTCACTTACCTCAATCTGGCCAGCCCAAGTGCAGATCGAAGGCTGGATCAGGAGCTGACACCGACCTTTGCCACCAATCTCGATGCCCTGATGGAAGATGCGCAGCAGCATATCGGCACCGGACTGGAGATACTCCCTTATCAGGATCATGCTTCCATCACGCCCGGTGGGGAGAGTGATTATTGGAGTGCGCAGCAAGGTCAGAACAAGGTCCTCATCCGCTATCAAGGGCAGAGCCTTTCCAAGGCACCCAGCAAAGTACAGGACTGGTTGGCGGACAATAGCGCCGCTTACGGTCTCTTCATGCCGGTCGGTTCCCCTTTTGCAGGCGAGTCATCACCAGAGACCAGCATTGCTGACGGCTTTGATACATTGCTTGTCGCCTCTCTCGACAGTCCATCTTCCCGCGCCCTTGGGCCATCTGCAAAGCAGATGGAAGAAGCCATTGCAGCCATCGACAATCCGGATCTGCAGGAAGCGGCCCGTGCAAACCTGCAGATCGAGCTGGACCGGCAAGGTAAACAGGACAAGGCCGGTCAATTGAATGCCGCACGCGAGCTCTGGGCCGCCATTGACGATGGGAATACCAACGAGGGGGAACAATACCCCATAGGATGCTTTTCACTTGTTTGCTGACAAGGCAGCTTTCGATGGACAATGCCGGGGCATTTTCCGAGAAAGATAACGCTGCTCAGCGAGCAAGCGAAAAGCACCGAAGGCCGGATTTTCTGGCTTTGTGGACTACGTCGCCGCTGCCTTGTGGTCAACCAGACCACGACGACACCAGCTCCTTGCCACAAAACCCGAAAAGTCCGGTCATAAGGGGCATTCTTTCCCCTCGTTGGTATTAAAGCCTTGACGATATACCGATCAGCATCCGCGTAGCAGCAGGCAGCGCCACCCTTGCTGATGCGACCGATTTTATCCGCACGCGTGAGGGCGGCAAGATCATCCGAACGGATGCAGTTACCCTGTCGGAACTCAACCGCATGATGGCGCTCAATCCCGATCGCTTCAGCGGGCAGGATCTTGATGCCTATCGCAACCAGATAAGCCGCAATGATCTCAAAGAGCTGAAACAACACCAGACTGATCTTCTGCAACAGGACAGTCAGGCCCTGAAAAGAACCGAGATCTACAAAGCCACCTTCGAGCAGGCCGATCAGCTATTGCAGCAATTGGGCCGCTCCAGCACCGGCCCCGATGGGGAAAGTGACCCGGAAGCAGCCAGGCTGAACGCTCAGTTCTTCGTCAATCTCAAAGCCCGCATTGATTACGAATTGGACCGGGATGAAGGGCAAGGTCTGAATGGGATCCAGATACATGATCTGATCCAAAAACAACTCCAAACAGACTTCCTCGATCAGGCCATGCAACTGGAAAGACTGGAGCGAGAAGCCCGACACAGACTTGCATCAACATCACTGGACAGAAACGGCTTCGGGATAGAAAGAGCAAAACGCATTCCGGAACAGGAAGATGGTCGTGTCAAGATAGCAGCACTACCACTTGCTGCTCCTCTCGTACTGGGCGGGAGTGCCAAAGGGGCAGCGATTGTAT
Protein-coding sequences here:
- a CDS encoding SDR family oxidoreductase — translated: MNFTFQTRSIVIGGTSGIGKAVATTLSEREGSVAVASRSTGLDVTDEAAIEAYFAQHGPVDHVVFTAGSSAPGGAVAEVALEAARQAFDTKFWGSVMVAKAASRHIRPHGTLTLTSGFLSRRTLPGTYVKTAMNAGIEAVAKILAKELAPIRVNVVSPGLTDTEAYAGMGDEARASMLDKAARSLPAGKVGSAEELARGYLFAIDTPFVTGAVIDIDGGALIN
- a CDS encoding alkene reductase produces the protein MTSPLFTPQSIGAMDLPNRVVMAPMTRSRSTQPGDVPNAMMAHYYAQRASAGMIITEATQITPEGKGYSFTPGIYSREQIAGWRLVTDAVHAKGGRIVLQLWHVGRMSHAMFHEDGRPVAPSAIAPDASVWVVDPKSGEGGMVDCPVPRALESDDIARVIEDYRTAAANAREAGFDGVEIHAANGYLIDEFLRSSSNHRKDAYGGSVEKRLRFAIEVAQAVAGEMGADRTGIRFSPFITQRGMDDPNAPQTILRLAKELDKINLAYIHLAEADWDDAPETPDWFRKELREAYSGCLIVAGGYGPDKANALLQRGLVDAVAFGRPFIANPDLPRRFEEDLPLAEFDGNALFGGAEEGYSTYEAAP
- a CDS encoding cupin domain-containing protein, yielding MMRPLSAQEIANADDHIGTELVKETEAMRIWHLRLAPGESLPPHRHARPYFWTVLTDGLARSRRDDGHVLDVRYRVGDTADFPDLGPSNAFVHDLTNIGESELLFVTVEFKNQEKEI
- a CDS encoding arylamine N-acetyltransferase family protein; the protein is MKLDAYLQRLGWTGTPKADRETLTNLIHAHLASVPFENLNQQMGIPVSMDLDQIYDKVVHQKRGGWCFELNSLFAWALMEIGFTVTKLSARVGETKPDPDIPGNHLLLQIDCEEPLLVDVGFGGGIYGPVPLRPCTLDHAPYTICISQEEDGYWKYSESADGNEASYWFKQEPVEISHFEPENHRLQTDPNASFMRTLTAQRRLADRHLVLRGLVLKVIARTGTSQHILSDEQAFANCLRNDFHLDMPDILSIWPKLKQRHEELFEG
- a CDS encoding monooxygenase; protein product: MSTMKIWDLHMTYDGPITDEFMAGTKQLAESIAEEPGIVWKIWTAEEGTNHFGSTYLFRSLAHLETYKAMHLKRLQDFGITVTTDHVFDIMEDVSKINNAPLAECA
- a CDS encoding MarR family winged helix-turn-helix transcriptional regulator; this translates as MTQQNHTRENQTLVLALLRSQQLFMRAMGSVFRSAGLTASQWDTLETLSNKGALSINDLMRLTLSTSGNLDVVVKNLMQAGLVEKTVDERDRRARVLRLTQAGNQKVADFMPVHNRALEQIFGDLGLQSKRETIRTLNQLRKKLPQPKKDAT
- a CDS encoding LysR family transcriptional regulator, encoding MLIENLKLFLRIVEKGGLAIAGREMGLSPATVTERLTALENHYGARLLTRTTRSISLTDEGQELVAGARRILAETEEIEARIKLGMEKLSGTIHLSAPLDLGRARLVPLLDLFMEKHPQVSIDLSLSDGYVDLVGQGLDLALRFGELADSTMKSRKLGFNRRLVCASPDYLNRHRAPDHPDELSQHNCLVMRFGQTTDHDWSFEIDGKRQNYRVSGNRIANDGALIRHWCLAGHGLALKSEWDIEEDLAKGSLISVLDDFSPPLSTLQMIYPAGAVQPRRIRALIDFLAVEMAKQHANLIA